The Gopherus evgoodei ecotype Sinaloan lineage chromosome 8, rGopEvg1_v1.p, whole genome shotgun sequence genome includes a region encoding these proteins:
- the HRH2 gene encoding histamine H2 receptor isoform X2: protein MSPCQNGTAAPKGMGCKPQMMLVGMVLTVLIVVTICGNVVVCLAVSFNRKLRSLTNCFIVSLAITDLLLGLLVLPFSAIYELTREWHFGPTLCNIYTSLDVMLCTASILNLFMISIDRYYAITAPLRYTQLVTPLRVAVAMFVIWVVSLMVSFLPIHLGWNTNGTDVQNTGVNNSLVCKLAVNAEYGLVDALLTFYLPLVVMCIMYYRIFRIAREQAKRISHATCCKAASPALLTVKEHKATVTLAAVLGAFIICWFPYFTVFTYRGMKGDKVDDMSQSIVLWLGYANSALNPILYAALNRDFRTAYQRLFHCRRVGPLSRSTPLTPTHLPHARARARKQARCMQEEKPLRMQVRNGKENSLTREATESSGVFP, encoded by the exons ATGAGTCCATGTCAGAACGGCACAGCTGCTCCGAAAGGCATGGGCTGCAAACCACAAATGATGCTCGTTGGGATGGTGCTCACCGTACTCATTGTGGTCACCATCTGCGGCAATGTGGTTGTCTGCCTGGCTGTCTCCTTCAACCGCAAGCTCCGCAGCCTGACAAACTGCTTCATCGTCTCCTTGGCCATCACCGATCTGCTGCTGGGCCTCCTGGTGCTGCCCTTCTCCGCCATCTACGAGCTCACGCGCGAGTGGCACTTCGGCCCCACCTTGTGCAACATCTACACCAGCCTGGACGTCATGCTGTGCACGGCCTCCATCCTCAACCTCTTCATGATCAGCATAGACCGGTACTACGCCATCACAGCCCCGCTCCGCTACACCCAGCTGGTCACCCCTCTGCGGGTGGCCGTGGCCATGTTCGTCATATGGGTGGTCTCGCTGATGGTCTCCTTCCTACCTATCCACCTGGGCTGGAACACCAATGGCACCGACGTGCAGAACACAGGCGTGAACAATAGCTTGGTGTGCAAGCTGGCGGTCAATGCCGAGTATGGGCTGGTGGATGCCTTGCTCACCTTCTACCTTCCCTTGGTTGTTATGTGCATCATGTACTACCGCATTTTCCGAATAGCCAGGGAGCAGGCCAAGAGGATCAGCCATGCCACCTGCTGCAAGGCCGCCAGCCCTGCGCTGCTCACTGTGAAAGAGCACAAGGCCACAGTGACACTAGCAGCTGTGCTGGGGGCTTTCATCATCTGCTGGTTCCCTTATTTCACAGTATTCACTTACCGAGGGATGAAGGGGGACAAGGTGGATGACATGTCCCAGTCCATAGTTTTATGGCTGGGCTATGCCAACTCAGCCCTGAACCCCATCCTGTATGCTGCTCTGAACAGGGACTTCCGGACAGCCTACCAGCGCCTGTTCCACTGTCGAAGGGTGGGGCCCCTCTCCAGGAGCACTCCCCTCACCCCTACACATCTGCCCCACGCCAGGGCGAGAGCCCGCAAGCAAGCACGGTGCATGCAGGAAGAAAAGCCTCTGAGGATGCAGGTGCGGAATGGGAAGGAGAACTCACTCACTCGAGAAGCCACAGAAAG CTCTGGAGTTTTCCCCTGA